The genomic window CAGCGACTCACGTGGGCTTACCTGAGAACAGCCCTTGAACCGACTGACTCTGCATAGGCAGCGGCGCGCACTGTCCTGCGTTTGACGCCAGGCGCGCCAGCAGTGATCACATGCCGTGACGATCCATCAACCACTGACCAACCCCTACCCTGCACATAGGAAAGCTTCAGACTACACACAAACAGCGATCAGGCACCCGTAGCTCACTGTTGTGCGATCACCGGACACCGCTGCCAACGCCCACAAGACGCAAAGTCGTGCGGACCGATGCCCTGAAGCAGGGACCTTGCTCCCAATTAGCACGGGATCGTTCAAGCTCGCCCAACACTTTCTGCAGAGGGAGGGCTCAGTTCGACGCTTGATTCGTAGTGGAGGATATCAGTGATCTGGACGTCCTTGCCCGTGAGGGTCCGCAGGCCGTCGAGGACGGTCACGAGCGTGGGTAGGTCGATGCGGGACGGCTCGTGACCCCGCCTGGCCAGACGGTAGACCGTATTCATGTAGCTCGTTCCCATGGCCTTCCCGAGCGCGTAGGCCGTGATCTCGTGTTCCGCCAGAAAGTCGGCCAATGTCCACCGGAGTACCGACATCCGTTCATGCTCACGTATCTCCCGCATCGGCGCTATTCCCGACAGGCATACTTAGGTGTAATGGGGATACACTCTGCACGTGCTTCTCGAACCGCCCGAACAGCGTGCCTATGCCACCGGCAAGATCGGCGTCATCACCGCCGCCTACCTCCTCACCCTGCACAACTTCTATGACCAGCCCTCCCCTCACTCCGCACTGACCCGCGCGCGCATGACGCGGCTCACTGCCCAGCTCTGGACCCAGGCCCAGCACGTCATGCCGCTCTGGGACGAAGAATACGTGCACTCATCCGCGGTCGACATCCTGGGCACGCTTCTGGACACGGACCCCTCTGACCGCGCGGAGGGCTGCGCGGCCATCCTCTGCACCGCCGCCTCGAACATCGCCATCGCGGCCCACCTCGACCAGACAGAAGCGGCCGCCAATCTCCTCGGCCTGGCCATGTACCACCGCTTCAGGCTGGAGCGAAGCTTCACGCCTCCCCAGCCGGCACTCCTGGTCCGCTCCCCGACCAGTCGGGAGCAGCTGTATTTCGAAGTCCTGCATCACGTGGGCTTTCAGGCGAACTTCGTCGACGACGACGCCGACGAGTTGTGGCAGGGTCTTCAGGAGCGCCTGCGGCGTCGCCTCGAGGTGGCGCCGCAGCCCTCACAGCCCGAGAGAGTTGCGGTCGAGAGATACCGGGAATTGCTCTCCACCGTCACGAATGAACGGACGTGGA from Deinococcus sedimenti includes these protein-coding regions:
- a CDS encoding helix-turn-helix transcriptional regulator, which codes for MSVLRWTLADFLAEHEITAYALGKAMGTSYMNTVYRLARRGHEPSRIDLPTLVTVLDGLRTLTGKDVQITDILHYESSVELSPPSAESVGRA